The genomic interval TGCAAATCGTCATGTTGCATGCAAGCAGTATTTGAATGTTAGTCACTGTGCATTTTTAGTATCTTCAGAGTCTAAAGTGCAGGTTGAGTAAATGTGAAGTGTTAGACCCTACAGAAGGTGCAGTTTACTGACCAAAGAGCTACAGCATTGATGTTTAACAGTTACACCatcttaacatttttaatagtTACAAAGGTCAGGATTTTTGCTTGCATTGCATGGTTTTTAGGAATAGTAGAAGAAGCAGATTTCAAATTATTAAATAGGTTTCTGTACAATTTTTTGCTGCTTATTTAACATGTGACTTTGCCGGATGCGTACATCGCTGTAGTAATATTAGAGAATCTCTGAGCTCTCACAACTCCTGTGAAATCACCTTCCTTGAAAGCGTTCCTATCAATCCCATTAAATTAGTAATTTTTGAGTCGCAGGAAAAATCTAGAGAAAAGTGTGCTCTATAGCTCAAGATGCACatgaacacattttaaaatggttaGCTGCATGAAAAGGAAATACGGGAGAGATGTTGTTGGAAGCTTATAATTCCATAACTTAATCATAACTGTATTTTGGTTACCAACAGCGATCTCGCACGACTCACTTACTTCAGCCTTACAGAATAGTAACATCCAAGAACTTCAAAATGCTTTTACCAGTAGGGCAAAAGTGGATTGAAGTTATTCCACAAGGGGATTTCCCCATCTCTCAacaagaaagaagcagctgcaAAGAGGTTTGTGACTTGTCAGAACCCAAATCTGATGCTGAAGCATTAGGAGTTGGAACACAGTCTAGTGTCCATTGATATGATCTGGGttgtatgtatttttcaaagGGCAAGACCTCCTTGTGTAGAGTTTTAAATGAACTCACTTTATATTCCAAGATTTtgagcattttcttctttagaaaagcatttacagATTAAAAATCTCGTAGTAATGTTCTACATCTCAATAGCGCTGCAGGTTCTAGCATGttaaaaagacataaaatgCAATGAAATGCCACATAGACAAACTCAACCTTTATAACACAAACTGCACTTTAGGTACCAAATTAAAATACCATTTGCTGCTGACAGCATGGGCCAAATGGGAGTCGGGGGGGTGGAATTTGCTGCTTATTAAAAAGCTTTGCTGCATGTGTTCAACTATGTGTTTTATTCTATGTAAAAGTATCATTTTCTTACCCAGCAGGGCAATAAATAGTTGTGCGATGTGCTTCTGTGGGGTCGTTTGGCCTTTGATTTCACAAGATAAATATCTCTCAACACTCAGAATTTTTAAACTGTAAGGGAAACATTATCTGTAAAACCTGGGTACTTTTTTAACACGGGACAAATCTCTAGCTATTCGCTTAACATCGCCAACCCATAGTATTCGTTCAGCACGAAATACCAGGTCAAAGCAAATGTGAAAACCATTTGATAAAAGTATATTTTGTCTGAAGGGGTAATATGTAATGCAATTAATGGTTCTTTTTCACCCAAAACTATAATCACAAAAATACAACACATTGAGTAGTGTGTTAACCAGCAGTGTCCAAAACAAATGAGTGTAATCTGGAAGTGGTAATACATATACATTTGAAAGACCAAACAATGAAATTTTCATACTCAAATCTACTACTAGAATGAATAAAAAATTCACACAGCAATGAAGTGAACATACCAAACAACAAAGCAGACTTATAGTGGTTTAAAGTATTCATAGTCACAAAAAAACAGTGTTAATAAGACCAATTAGAATACTgttccttttaaagaaaagctattAATGAAACATCAATATAATATGATGAGATGGCTCAAAGTGCATATGGAAGAGGGTGGCAGTACAAGATGTACTCTTCACAAATTCACTCCTCTTAGTGCAATAACTGTGCAAAGAACAGTCCTGCAGCTTCTGCAACAGGTCACCTCTCTTCCCAAATGGGATTTTCACTTGTTCCTAGTTGTGCTGAAGATCCTCCACGTTTTTCTAAATTGTCTTGCAATATGCAAGGTagcacacactttttttttttttttaaaaaaaagcatgtttcaGTAATTCCCCCATCACCTCAAGAGGAGGTTTGTGAATAAGGGGCAGGAAGTGACATTGACTTTCTAAACACCCGTGGCCCTTTTGGGGGCCCTGGATAAGGGGGTGGTGGCAGGTCATGGTGTCCATCTGAAGTAACTGCTTGCTCGTAAGTTGGTAGTCCTGAATCGTCGGTTCTCGGGGGAAGGGGGTTTAGGGAAAATTCTTCGTGCCTTCTGAAGATGCTGGATGAACTTTGTCTTCTTACATAATCCAAGTACCTAAACAAAAGTTAACAGCATTGCGTCAGCCTCTGttttaaatggaagaaagaataagcctcatttgttgaaaaaaaccaaaaatccaaTAAACCCCACTAACGCAGAAAGAAACACCACTGcacaacaaaacccacttgTTTTCAATGATCATAAAGACCAGAAGCCAAATAATCTCTCAAATAAACCACTTGGTAAGAATAACTCAGTAACATGACATTTAGAGGGAAAAGGAAGCACAGAGTCCCCTTTTATTCAAGTTTAGGATAAAAGAACAAGGGGCTAGAGAATTGGTAGAGAAGCATTTCCTCCAACTTCATTTCACATCTGAGGTGACTACATGCCATGAAGAGCATACACCCTACTTCAAAGAGTGAACAGAACGTGTTGGACTTCCCACTGCAGCCCTAACCTATTAAAATGATTCCATCTTTTTACTAGGAATATTTTGGAACAAAGAACCTacacaaaaacaacccaaaaaatcCTCAAAGGTACATCAGCCATGCAAGCACTGGTTTACATTTTTGTGTTGTTAATAACTTCAGCCCAACTGCTGCTAGTGCACACCCAACTTTGCTTCTAGGAAAGGAAGAACGAGAACTCCCACTAGATTCTCTGAGAATACAGTTAGACCAATGcacagtgatttttaaattcCATTCTGAAGCGAGAGTTTGTTTTGGcgtttattttgttttagacAGTGAAAATTCCTTACCCTGGTGGTTGCCTTGATTTGCATCTACTTTTGCAGCAGTAGAAGATAATCAGTACGATTATAACTAAAAGTACTCCAGCAGTAACTAGACTGATGAGAAGTCCTGTGACATTAATCTTCTG from Columba livia isolate bColLiv1 breed racing homer chromosome 5, bColLiv1.pat.W.v2, whole genome shotgun sequence carries:
- the PRRG4 gene encoding transmembrane gamma-carboxyglutamic acid protein 4 → MFAVLVLLCQLHGMIFAFPHCAGGLSNLKQPEWKDVFTSEKEANLFIGRHLLNNRFDFEAFTADNLERECLEELCNYEEAREIFEDPDKTMDFWKDYSTKGPKIKIGDEALQKINVTGLLISLVTAGVLLVIIVLIIFYCCKSRCKSRQPPGYLDYVRRQSSSSIFRRHEEFSLNPLPPRTDDSGLPTYEQAVTSDGHHDLPPPPYPGPPKGPRVFRKSMSLPAPYSQTSS